The Erigeron canadensis isolate Cc75 chromosome 1, C_canadensis_v1, whole genome shotgun sequence genome segment aatatatttgatatattcttAACATCACACTAGACCTTAATTATTCAAACTAACAATAATTAACATTATTATTCCTCTTTTAAATTAACATTACCTCTAATAATTAATATGGAGCTGGCCGGCTATGAGCCCAACCAAATGCTTCATGGTTCATTGGTGCACCACCATTATTAGCCATCAAATTTGGCTGCAAATTATATCCGCCAGGCATCGGATGATGATCACTCATCCCGAGTCCTGGCGGTGATcctccaccaccgccgccgccaccaccacctgtACCCATCCCTGTCGCTTGCACCACACTATCtgcttcctcttcttcatcaaccGGTAATCTTTCATACGTAGCGTTAGAAAATGTAGCCGCGATCACCATCACGGGCCCAGAAGCTACTAACGACCCCACAACGCTACCTCCAACGACTTGACCTTGACCTCCAGCGAGGTAAATAGTCAAGCCAGTTGATCCTGGTGGAGCTGGACCAGGTAAAAAGGCTCCAGTTAATGATAAAATCTCGAACCGGCCTTGTAAAGCCATAACTGAACCGGGTGCAGTTGGTTGTCTTAGGGTTACATTCATAACTGTCCCACTAGCACTTAAAACCGAAACCCCTCTTTGCCTTTTTCTACTAAACTGAGCTATACTTTCAGCTATATCCGTCCCACTTTCTACTTCCATGACGTGGCTACGAAGCGCGTTTGGACTGTCCCTAGTCACGAAAATCGGAGGctttggtttgttttttgaGCCAGGCGGGCGGCCTCTGGGCCGCCTGTTTGAGGTTTCAATAGCACCTTCTCTTGGATCGTCGCTGTTGTTATCTCTCTCATCATCTTGATCACTTCCTGTGTTGTTTTCGTTCATCGATATTCCTAGATCTGGCTTCTTATTTAGAGTCAACGAACCGCCGGATGATGGATCCATGCCGGCTAGGTTACCTTGACCAGTCCACCATCGATTCGACATGACCAAAATataaagatagatagatagataaacTCTTGAAAAAtttactagctagctaggtcAAACTTTAATTTAACCTAACCTGGCCTATGGTGAATTGAAGTTTGATGATTAGTGGAAAGTGTGAATTCCAATAGAGAGACAATAGTATAGTAGTTTTGTGTGTGGGTATACAGAAAGCAACTGATAGTTAACCTTGAGAATACTGAATACCCCTTGGATACCTTTTGGAGTTATGTGTAAGTTTGGTTGGCTACTTGGCTTGGGTATAGGTTTTAGTTGGTGAGGTTTGTATCTAACaacaatttttagttttttgttcttaattttttcaattaattaaattgttGGATTAATTTTACTTGGTTTTTGTCACAACTACTTTTGATATAAAGGTAATTTGTTACACAACATTTTAGCTCTAGCTTGCTCTAATGTTCCAAATAGGAAGATGTGGCTTTTGACTCTTTAATTTAAGTGTTTGGAATAAATACTTAACTATAAACATGTAACattaatttgttgttaaaagaaaacatataaaacGTAACATGTAATTAAGGTGAATAAAATATGTCACATGTGGCTCATTCACACCCATATCTTCCATCGAtcgagaaaaagaaaaactagaTAGTAGAGAAAGGGTCTTTGGAATTAGGGTTTGGATTGGAGGGGTGTGGGATAATGTGCACATTAGGTAGTGGGAGGCACTCTTTTGTTTTGTCTAGTGTTTGGATTTGAATGCAATTTTTGTTATTCCTTtattatgtataataataatataaaaaaattgcaTAGCCGAACAGAAGTTTTGACTTGGATCCCATATATTGGTTGATTGCTACCCAAATTACAAACTTGGAGAGTTCTTTGAATGTTGAATAAGTTGtcaaagttaaagaaaaataactcccaatgccgtcttctacgggttttgggtcttaataccgtcttcgacggtgtatggggaggttgatatgtagacaaccttacccctaccaaaggtagagagactgcttccaggttctatcataagtagaaaaggacctccagccttacTGGGCATGAAGATCGAACTTATGACCTCTATTTCCATAgacatgagctccaaccactgatccaacccagttagGTTAATAAGTTGTCAAGTTAGACCAGCATTAATCTATTTCccaattataatatatttgattgattaatatattttcatgcaTGATTCACATCTCATTATTCCATAATAAATAACACATGTGTACAATTAAATATTGGTGAATAATTTAAGGTTGGAAGAGGGCTTGCCCACTCCTCCACTCTTCTCCttgattttttttctcctcccctcccctctcCTAATGATAGGAACATctcgccacccctcccctccccaccccaGTAACGGTCGAAAAACGAATAGCTAGGTGGTGAGAGACCCGGGCACGGCCCTCCCCACTCTCCTCCCCACCCAATCGGTACCGGTACCACGGGGCGGTGTTCACTTAGGTACCGGACCGGTACCTATTCGCTCCCCGCCCCACTCCGTCCATCCTAATACACTAAAATGCATATGTGTAGCTAGctaactaacatatatatatgctgtTTATGATATATACTTCCATAGATTTTTATATAGTGAGATGCAAGAGGATTGAACATTTTGGAAgaaataaatagtaaaaatgCATGGAATCTCAAATTATTATGTTGACAAAATGggaactaattaattaattgttcatGAAGAACACGAATTTCACGTTAACTTGCAATTTTCCAATATGCAAAGTAATTAGATAGCATGGTCAATAAGCTTCAAAGGCTTTCATCGATCCAATTCATTGATGTTGATGTCCAGGTTGGTACTAGAAAGATAGAGGTTATATGTAGGCTTGGTGaacgacatatatatatatatatatatatatatatatatttggaagtTTTGAAGCCAATAGTAGTATTCGCCATCTACCATATATGTAAGTAGCTAGGAATGATGATATATAGGAATAAAAGGCTAACGCTTTGGGGTCGTTATTTCGTTAAATCATTATTTAGTTAAGGCTCCTTTTTGTTTGTCTAtacaaatattttgttaaatctgaaacagaaaaaataataataataataataataataataataataataataataataataataatataataataataataataataataataataataataaaaagatgaaaaggGGGTGTTTTTGGGTGGGCTTaatatctctctatatatattcagTTTCATGGTTATAAAAGTGATcgatgaatttgaaatgaaatgaaaagggctcagatagatcggtgatatatatatatatatatatatatactcggcAAGTTAATTTCTGATTGTTAGGAGCTGCcatttttttagtgtttttttccctttatttttaattttcaaatgggGCTAAGTGTAAAAATTATACCAGTGGTTTGTCAATTTGTAGTTTTTATCTATTACACTACATTCTTGGGTTTATTtttaaaggataagaaagggaaTGATAAGaaaatttcttgttttttcatttttgagttTTCCTAATCAAAGAAAGGGAAAGAAAAGATAGAATAATTTTAAGGTTTTAACCCTAAAAGTTTTCTTACCAAATTGACAAGATTTAGAAGGAAAGGAAAAAACCTTTGTGTGTAATTACCATACTAGCCTTCAATTCTAGCATTCAATTAGGTCTTATAAATATTATCAAATGGTTACTTTtgtaaaagtatttttttttccttcctcaaaaactcaagaatgcgtGTTAtctactattattttttttttctatcactATCTAATCATCTCCTTTCCTTTCTATTTGtttaaaactcaagaatggagAATTAGTAAATTTTTTGGCGAAATCATCTATGGCGTATGCACTTCGCCTTTATTTCCGTTCAGTCCCTTCACGTGCAAATCACAAGAGGAGCATTTTTTTCCATTTCACTTCAGTTCTTCCCACTTCAGTTCTTCCCACTTTTTTAAAATCACCCTTTTATGGTTTGTTGTTTTGGCAAAGTTCACTTAATTtcttatgtaattttttttaatttgaacattttatcaaatatgttgcctatataattttttatttgtatacatatatagttgtgaatgttatgatatatataaacaacaattCTCATTTAGAAAAACAGAGTTTTGGTTCGTTATTCTAGATAAGGAGGCTTGTTAACATCAAATTTCAAGTCCTCATTGAAATTAAAAGAACCAAATGAATAAACAGGTTGATGTTGTAAGACAAATGAAGTATCATAAATGAGtggttaaaaaaatattgtcaaccactcatttttgatactttatttGTCCTACAGTATTAACTGGTTTACCCATTAGATACTTTTAGTACccatgaaaatttaaaatttgatgtCATCAAGCCTTTTTTTCGGGCAGAACAAATTATAACTCTATTTCTATAGACTTGTTGTTTATAAATATCTTAACAttcacaactatatatatataaaaagtggAATGAAATGCTGAAATTACCCCTCACCTGACTTGCACATGGGAGACTTAACAAGAGTAGGGACGAAGTGCAAACTACTAAAATGGTTATTGCCAAAAAGTTAATGGAATAATGAAAACTGCAAAACAGACAAACTAGACGATGTTTGCACGTAACcctttaaataattaatcataCAAAAGAATATCTCTAAAGCTAAGtatgttttaatgtaaaaaaaaaaaacatagcaCTAATGTGtatgtaataaaataaaaaaatatcaatccaGATAATGATCTTTCTATCTAAAATTATTTAGATATGGATTAGATCACGATCCATTATGCTGGATCACAGATTGGATCATGATTTATTTAAATTGGATCGCTGATGGTTGGATCATGATTCAATCCATATCCAAGGAACCCTATTCCTAAGGACAATTTGTAAATTCAAGAAAACCAAAAGTCATGTTCGCCTGCTCACCTCCATTGAACATATGATAAAACTTCGTCACAGCATTTTCCGACGTTTAAATATTCTTTTTCTGTCTTTCCTTTTCAAGCtaaatagaattgaaacaaattattaatattcCACCTCTGaatttattttctaaatttatttgtcattctaattaagttttgatcgacaaaactgtttttattttttatgtagaTAATTATTGATATCTCTTTAAAAAACAATTGAGCTTTCTTTAAGGAGTGCAACTATACGTAACTTGTCTAAGTTGTGTTTCATAGTTGtttggttataaaaaaaaaaaatgataatgacaactCTAAAGGTTGTCATTAGTAAGTTACTACACGCATAAAACTAGAACTTTATACATTAAAAAGTATCCCTATGAATTTTTACATgataaagtacaaattttaatgcacttAAGAGTTGTGATTAATAAAACTCTAAAAAGAACCCTCCAAATTTAGTTTATTCTAGAGCCATCAAAAATGTTAAACCGACCCAGATGATAATGCATCTATATGCATGATACTTGATGTTCAATGTGACATTGTGATTATGTCTAATGAGTAGTTTCTTTGGTGTGTTTGTTACTTTGTAATTAGGCGTCG includes the following:
- the LOC122585540 gene encoding AT-hook motif nuclear-localized protein 20-like is translated as MSNRWWTGQGNLAGMDPSSGGSLTLNKKPDLGISMNENNTGSDQDDERDNNSDDPREGAIETSNRRPRGRPPGSKNKPKPPIFVTRDSPNALRSHVMEVESGTDIAESIAQFSRKRQRGVSVLSASGTVMNVTLRQPTAPGSVMALQGRFEILSLTGAFLPGPAPPGSTGLTIYLAGGQGQVVGGSVVGSLVASGPVMVIAATFSNATYERLPVDEEEEADSVVQATGMGTGGGGGGGGGGSPPGLGMSDHHPMPGGYNLQPNLMANNGGAPMNHEAFGWAHSRPAPY